A window from Balaenoptera musculus isolate JJ_BM4_2016_0621 chromosome 8, mBalMus1.pri.v3, whole genome shotgun sequence encodes these proteins:
- the POLA2 gene encoding DNA polymerase alpha subunit B isoform X1: MAVSAQLLVEELEIFGLECEEALVEKLIELCALYGQNEEGMAGELIAFCTSTRNDCLTAETLNSFEHEFLSKRLSKARLGASKGSGHAGARDIVSIQELIEVEEEEETLLNSYTTPSKGSQKRAITTPETPLTKRSVSTRSPHQLLSPSSFSPSATPSQKYSSRSNRGEVVASFGSAQVMSWSGREGASNISLKVLGYPEPLTGSYKSMFQKLPDIREVLTCKIEELGSELKEHYKIEAFTPVLVTAQEPVTLLGQIGCDSNGKLNHKSVILEGDREHSSGAQIPVDLSELKEYSLFPGQVVVMEGINTTGRKLVATRLYEGVPLPFHQPTEEDGDSEQIMVLVACGPYTTSDSITFDPLLDLITIINRDRPDVCILFGPFLDAKHEQVESCLLTSPFEEVFKQCLRTIIEGTRSSSGSHLIFVPSLRDVHHEPVYPQPPFSCSDLPREDKKRVQFVSEPCTLCINGMIFGLTSTDLLLHMGAEEISSSSGTSDRFSRILKHILTQRSYYPLYPPQEDMAIDYENFYAYAQLPVTPDVFIAPSELRYFVKDILGCICVNPGRLTKGQVGGTFGRLYLRRQASGAEGRRSPCTAAQVVRI; encoded by the exons TGATAGAGCTGTGCGCTCTGTATGGACAGAATGAAGAGGGAATGGCCGGCGAGCTCATAGCCTTCTGCACCAGTACACGTAACGACTGCCTCACCGCAGAGACCCTGAACTCTTTTGAGCACGAG tttctGAGCAAAAGATTGTCCAAAGCCAGGCTCGGTGCCTCCAAGGGCAGTGGGCATGCGGGAGCCAGAGACATTGTTTCCATACAAGAGCT AATTgaagtggaggaggaagaggagacccTCTTGAACTCTTACACCACACCCTCTAAG GGTTCTCAGAAGCGAGCTATCACCACTCCAGAAACCCCCCTCACAAAAAGGAGTGTATCTACTCGAAGCCCCCATCAGCTCCTGTCACCGTCAAGTTTCTCTCCAAG TGCTACTCCCTCTCAGAAATACAGCTCGAGAAGTAACCGAGGAGAAGTGGTTGCCTCCTTTGGCTCAGCACAGGTGATGTCTTGGTCCGGGAGAGAAGGAGCCAGTAACATCAGCCTGAAGGTCTTGGGGTATCCAGAGCCGCTAACCGGGAGCTACAAATCCATGTTTCAGAAGCTCCCAGACATTCGAGaag TTCTGACCTGTAAGATAGAAGAACTTGGCAGTGAACTCAAGGAGCATTACAAGATTGAGGCTTTTACTCCTGTTCTAGTCACAGCACAA GAGCCCGTCACCCTGCTGGGCCAGATTGGCTGTGACAGCAACGGGAAGCTGAACCACAAGTCGGTGATTCTTGAGGGAGATCGGGAACATTCCTCAGGCGCTCAGATTCCAGTGGATCTATCTGAGCTCAAAGAGTATTCTCTGTTTCCTGGACAG GTTGTGGTTATGGAAGGAATCAACACCACTGGTAGAAAACTTGTTGCCACCAGACTCTACGAG GGCGTGCCACTTCCGTTCCATCAACCCACTGAAGAGGATGGAG attctgaGCAAATCATGGTCCTGGTGGCCTGTGGGCCATACACCACATCTGACAGCATCACGTTTGACCCCCTGCTCGACCTGATCACCATCATCAACCGCGACCGGCCCGACGTCTGCATCCTG TTTGGACCGTTCCTGGATGCTAAGCATGAACAGGTAGAG AGCTGTCTACTGACAAGCCCGTTTGAAGAAGTTTTCAAGCAGTGTCTACGAACGATTATTGAAGGGACACGAAG TAGCTCTGGCTCACACCTCATCTTCGTCCCATCACTGAGAGACGTGCACCACGAGCCCGTGTACCCACAGCCGCCCTTCAGCTGCTCCGACCTGCCTCGGGAGGACAAAAAG CGAGTGCAGTTCGTGTCCGAGCCCTGCACGCTCTGCATAAACGGAATGATCTTTGGCTTGACGTCCACCGACCTGCTGCTGCACATGGGGGCTGAGGAGATCAGTAG TTCTTCCGGAACTTCAGACAGGTTCAGCCGAATACTCAAGCACATCCTGACCCAGCGGAG CTACTACCCGCTCTACCCTCCCCAGGAGGACATGGCCATTGACTATGAGAATTTCTATGCCTATGCACAGCTGCCCGTCACCCCCGACGTCTTCATAGCCCCTTCAGAGCTGAGATACTTTGTGAAG gACATCCTTGGCTGCATCTGTGTGAATCCCGGGCGCCTCACCAAAGGGCAGGTGGGGGGCACCTTCGGCCGACTCTACCTCAGGAGGCAGGCCTCGGGCGCCGAGGGCAGACGGAGCCCGTGTACTGCCGCCCAGGTGGTCAGGATCTGA
- the POLA2 gene encoding DNA polymerase alpha subunit B isoform X3 yields the protein MIELCALYGQNEEGMAGELIAFCTSTRNDCLTAETLNSFEHEFLSKRLSKARLGASKGSGHAGARDIVSIQELIEVEEEEETLLNSYTTPSKGSQKRAITTPETPLTKRSVSTRSPHQLLSPSSFSPSATPSQKYSSRSNRGEVVASFGSAQVMSWSGREGASNISLKVLGYPEPLTGSYKSMFQKLPDIREVLTCKIEELGSELKEHYKIEAFTPVLVTAQEPVTLLGQIGCDSNGKLNHKSVILEGDREHSSGAQIPVDLSELKEYSLFPGQVVVMEGINTTGRKLVATRLYEGVPLPFHQPTEEDGDSEQIMVLVACGPYTTSDSITFDPLLDLITIINRDRPDVCILFGPFLDAKHEQVESCLLTSPFEEVFKQCLRTIIEGTRSSSGSHLIFVPSLRDVHHEPVYPQPPFSCSDLPREDKKRVQFVSEPCTLCINGMIFGLTSTDLLLHMGAEEISSSSGTSDRFSRILKHILTQRSYYPLYPPQEDMAIDYENFYAYAQLPVTPDVFIAPSELRYFVKDILGCICVNPGRLTKGQVGGTFGRLYLRRQASGAEGRRSPCTAAQVVRI from the exons A TGATAGAGCTGTGCGCTCTGTATGGACAGAATGAAGAGGGAATGGCCGGCGAGCTCATAGCCTTCTGCACCAGTACACGTAACGACTGCCTCACCGCAGAGACCCTGAACTCTTTTGAGCACGAG tttctGAGCAAAAGATTGTCCAAAGCCAGGCTCGGTGCCTCCAAGGGCAGTGGGCATGCGGGAGCCAGAGACATTGTTTCCATACAAGAGCT AATTgaagtggaggaggaagaggagacccTCTTGAACTCTTACACCACACCCTCTAAG GGTTCTCAGAAGCGAGCTATCACCACTCCAGAAACCCCCCTCACAAAAAGGAGTGTATCTACTCGAAGCCCCCATCAGCTCCTGTCACCGTCAAGTTTCTCTCCAAG TGCTACTCCCTCTCAGAAATACAGCTCGAGAAGTAACCGAGGAGAAGTGGTTGCCTCCTTTGGCTCAGCACAGGTGATGTCTTGGTCCGGGAGAGAAGGAGCCAGTAACATCAGCCTGAAGGTCTTGGGGTATCCAGAGCCGCTAACCGGGAGCTACAAATCCATGTTTCAGAAGCTCCCAGACATTCGAGaag TTCTGACCTGTAAGATAGAAGAACTTGGCAGTGAACTCAAGGAGCATTACAAGATTGAGGCTTTTACTCCTGTTCTAGTCACAGCACAA GAGCCCGTCACCCTGCTGGGCCAGATTGGCTGTGACAGCAACGGGAAGCTGAACCACAAGTCGGTGATTCTTGAGGGAGATCGGGAACATTCCTCAGGCGCTCAGATTCCAGTGGATCTATCTGAGCTCAAAGAGTATTCTCTGTTTCCTGGACAG GTTGTGGTTATGGAAGGAATCAACACCACTGGTAGAAAACTTGTTGCCACCAGACTCTACGAG GGCGTGCCACTTCCGTTCCATCAACCCACTGAAGAGGATGGAG attctgaGCAAATCATGGTCCTGGTGGCCTGTGGGCCATACACCACATCTGACAGCATCACGTTTGACCCCCTGCTCGACCTGATCACCATCATCAACCGCGACCGGCCCGACGTCTGCATCCTG TTTGGACCGTTCCTGGATGCTAAGCATGAACAGGTAGAG AGCTGTCTACTGACAAGCCCGTTTGAAGAAGTTTTCAAGCAGTGTCTACGAACGATTATTGAAGGGACACGAAG TAGCTCTGGCTCACACCTCATCTTCGTCCCATCACTGAGAGACGTGCACCACGAGCCCGTGTACCCACAGCCGCCCTTCAGCTGCTCCGACCTGCCTCGGGAGGACAAAAAG CGAGTGCAGTTCGTGTCCGAGCCCTGCACGCTCTGCATAAACGGAATGATCTTTGGCTTGACGTCCACCGACCTGCTGCTGCACATGGGGGCTGAGGAGATCAGTAG TTCTTCCGGAACTTCAGACAGGTTCAGCCGAATACTCAAGCACATCCTGACCCAGCGGAG CTACTACCCGCTCTACCCTCCCCAGGAGGACATGGCCATTGACTATGAGAATTTCTATGCCTATGCACAGCTGCCCGTCACCCCCGACGTCTTCATAGCCCCTTCAGAGCTGAGATACTTTGTGAAG gACATCCTTGGCTGCATCTGTGTGAATCCCGGGCGCCTCACCAAAGGGCAGGTGGGGGGCACCTTCGGCCGACTCTACCTCAGGAGGCAGGCCTCGGGCGCCGAGGGCAGACGGAGCCCGTGTACTGCCGCCCAGGTGGTCAGGATCTGA
- the POLA2 gene encoding DNA polymerase alpha subunit B isoform X2, which translates to MAVSAQLLVEELEIFGLECEEALVEKLIELCALYGQNEEGMAGELIAFCTSTRNDCLTAETLNSFEHEFLSKRLSKARLGASKGSGHAGARDIVSIQELIEVEEEEETLLNSYTTPSKGSQKRAITTPETPLTKRSVSTRSPHQLLSPSSFSPSATPSQKYSSRSNRGEVVASFGSAQVMSWSGREGASNISLKVLGYPEPLTGSYKSMFQKLPDIREVLTCKIEELGSELKEHYKIEAFTPVLVTAQEPVTLLGQIGCDSNGKLNHKSVILEGDREHSSGAQIPVDLSELKEYSLFPGQVVVMEGINTTGRKLVATRLYEGVPLPFHQPTEEDGDSEQIMVLVACGPYTTSDSITFDPLLDLITIINRDRPDVCILFGPFLDAKHEQVESCLLTSPFEEVFKQCLRTIIEGTRSSGSHLIFVPSLRDVHHEPVYPQPPFSCSDLPREDKKRVQFVSEPCTLCINGMIFGLTSTDLLLHMGAEEISSSSGTSDRFSRILKHILTQRSYYPLYPPQEDMAIDYENFYAYAQLPVTPDVFIAPSELRYFVKDILGCICVNPGRLTKGQVGGTFGRLYLRRQASGAEGRRSPCTAAQVVRI; encoded by the exons TGATAGAGCTGTGCGCTCTGTATGGACAGAATGAAGAGGGAATGGCCGGCGAGCTCATAGCCTTCTGCACCAGTACACGTAACGACTGCCTCACCGCAGAGACCCTGAACTCTTTTGAGCACGAG tttctGAGCAAAAGATTGTCCAAAGCCAGGCTCGGTGCCTCCAAGGGCAGTGGGCATGCGGGAGCCAGAGACATTGTTTCCATACAAGAGCT AATTgaagtggaggaggaagaggagacccTCTTGAACTCTTACACCACACCCTCTAAG GGTTCTCAGAAGCGAGCTATCACCACTCCAGAAACCCCCCTCACAAAAAGGAGTGTATCTACTCGAAGCCCCCATCAGCTCCTGTCACCGTCAAGTTTCTCTCCAAG TGCTACTCCCTCTCAGAAATACAGCTCGAGAAGTAACCGAGGAGAAGTGGTTGCCTCCTTTGGCTCAGCACAGGTGATGTCTTGGTCCGGGAGAGAAGGAGCCAGTAACATCAGCCTGAAGGTCTTGGGGTATCCAGAGCCGCTAACCGGGAGCTACAAATCCATGTTTCAGAAGCTCCCAGACATTCGAGaag TTCTGACCTGTAAGATAGAAGAACTTGGCAGTGAACTCAAGGAGCATTACAAGATTGAGGCTTTTACTCCTGTTCTAGTCACAGCACAA GAGCCCGTCACCCTGCTGGGCCAGATTGGCTGTGACAGCAACGGGAAGCTGAACCACAAGTCGGTGATTCTTGAGGGAGATCGGGAACATTCCTCAGGCGCTCAGATTCCAGTGGATCTATCTGAGCTCAAAGAGTATTCTCTGTTTCCTGGACAG GTTGTGGTTATGGAAGGAATCAACACCACTGGTAGAAAACTTGTTGCCACCAGACTCTACGAG GGCGTGCCACTTCCGTTCCATCAACCCACTGAAGAGGATGGAG attctgaGCAAATCATGGTCCTGGTGGCCTGTGGGCCATACACCACATCTGACAGCATCACGTTTGACCCCCTGCTCGACCTGATCACCATCATCAACCGCGACCGGCCCGACGTCTGCATCCTG TTTGGACCGTTCCTGGATGCTAAGCATGAACAGGTAGAG AGCTGTCTACTGACAAGCCCGTTTGAAGAAGTTTTCAAGCAGTGTCTACGAACGATTATTGAAGGGACACGAAG CTCTGGCTCACACCTCATCTTCGTCCCATCACTGAGAGACGTGCACCACGAGCCCGTGTACCCACAGCCGCCCTTCAGCTGCTCCGACCTGCCTCGGGAGGACAAAAAG CGAGTGCAGTTCGTGTCCGAGCCCTGCACGCTCTGCATAAACGGAATGATCTTTGGCTTGACGTCCACCGACCTGCTGCTGCACATGGGGGCTGAGGAGATCAGTAG TTCTTCCGGAACTTCAGACAGGTTCAGCCGAATACTCAAGCACATCCTGACCCAGCGGAG CTACTACCCGCTCTACCCTCCCCAGGAGGACATGGCCATTGACTATGAGAATTTCTATGCCTATGCACAGCTGCCCGTCACCCCCGACGTCTTCATAGCCCCTTCAGAGCTGAGATACTTTGTGAAG gACATCCTTGGCTGCATCTGTGTGAATCCCGGGCGCCTCACCAAAGGGCAGGTGGGGGGCACCTTCGGCCGACTCTACCTCAGGAGGCAGGCCTCGGGCGCCGAGGGCAGACGGAGCCCGTGTACTGCCGCCCAGGTGGTCAGGATCTGA
- the POLA2 gene encoding DNA polymerase alpha subunit B isoform X4 — MAGELIAFCTSTRNDCLTAETLNSFEHEFLSKRLSKARLGASKGSGHAGARDIVSIQELIEVEEEEETLLNSYTTPSKGSQKRAITTPETPLTKRSVSTRSPHQLLSPSSFSPSATPSQKYSSRSNRGEVVASFGSAQVMSWSGREGASNISLKVLGYPEPLTGSYKSMFQKLPDIREVLTCKIEELGSELKEHYKIEAFTPVLVTAQEPVTLLGQIGCDSNGKLNHKSVILEGDREHSSGAQIPVDLSELKEYSLFPGQVVVMEGINTTGRKLVATRLYEGVPLPFHQPTEEDGDSEQIMVLVACGPYTTSDSITFDPLLDLITIINRDRPDVCILFGPFLDAKHEQVESCLLTSPFEEVFKQCLRTIIEGTRSSSGSHLIFVPSLRDVHHEPVYPQPPFSCSDLPREDKKRVQFVSEPCTLCINGMIFGLTSTDLLLHMGAEEISSSSGTSDRFSRILKHILTQRSYYPLYPPQEDMAIDYENFYAYAQLPVTPDVFIAPSELRYFVKDILGCICVNPGRLTKGQVGGTFGRLYLRRQASGAEGRRSPCTAAQVVRI, encoded by the exons ATGGCCGGCGAGCTCATAGCCTTCTGCACCAGTACACGTAACGACTGCCTCACCGCAGAGACCCTGAACTCTTTTGAGCACGAG tttctGAGCAAAAGATTGTCCAAAGCCAGGCTCGGTGCCTCCAAGGGCAGTGGGCATGCGGGAGCCAGAGACATTGTTTCCATACAAGAGCT AATTgaagtggaggaggaagaggagacccTCTTGAACTCTTACACCACACCCTCTAAG GGTTCTCAGAAGCGAGCTATCACCACTCCAGAAACCCCCCTCACAAAAAGGAGTGTATCTACTCGAAGCCCCCATCAGCTCCTGTCACCGTCAAGTTTCTCTCCAAG TGCTACTCCCTCTCAGAAATACAGCTCGAGAAGTAACCGAGGAGAAGTGGTTGCCTCCTTTGGCTCAGCACAGGTGATGTCTTGGTCCGGGAGAGAAGGAGCCAGTAACATCAGCCTGAAGGTCTTGGGGTATCCAGAGCCGCTAACCGGGAGCTACAAATCCATGTTTCAGAAGCTCCCAGACATTCGAGaag TTCTGACCTGTAAGATAGAAGAACTTGGCAGTGAACTCAAGGAGCATTACAAGATTGAGGCTTTTACTCCTGTTCTAGTCACAGCACAA GAGCCCGTCACCCTGCTGGGCCAGATTGGCTGTGACAGCAACGGGAAGCTGAACCACAAGTCGGTGATTCTTGAGGGAGATCGGGAACATTCCTCAGGCGCTCAGATTCCAGTGGATCTATCTGAGCTCAAAGAGTATTCTCTGTTTCCTGGACAG GTTGTGGTTATGGAAGGAATCAACACCACTGGTAGAAAACTTGTTGCCACCAGACTCTACGAG GGCGTGCCACTTCCGTTCCATCAACCCACTGAAGAGGATGGAG attctgaGCAAATCATGGTCCTGGTGGCCTGTGGGCCATACACCACATCTGACAGCATCACGTTTGACCCCCTGCTCGACCTGATCACCATCATCAACCGCGACCGGCCCGACGTCTGCATCCTG TTTGGACCGTTCCTGGATGCTAAGCATGAACAGGTAGAG AGCTGTCTACTGACAAGCCCGTTTGAAGAAGTTTTCAAGCAGTGTCTACGAACGATTATTGAAGGGACACGAAG TAGCTCTGGCTCACACCTCATCTTCGTCCCATCACTGAGAGACGTGCACCACGAGCCCGTGTACCCACAGCCGCCCTTCAGCTGCTCCGACCTGCCTCGGGAGGACAAAAAG CGAGTGCAGTTCGTGTCCGAGCCCTGCACGCTCTGCATAAACGGAATGATCTTTGGCTTGACGTCCACCGACCTGCTGCTGCACATGGGGGCTGAGGAGATCAGTAG TTCTTCCGGAACTTCAGACAGGTTCAGCCGAATACTCAAGCACATCCTGACCCAGCGGAG CTACTACCCGCTCTACCCTCCCCAGGAGGACATGGCCATTGACTATGAGAATTTCTATGCCTATGCACAGCTGCCCGTCACCCCCGACGTCTTCATAGCCCCTTCAGAGCTGAGATACTTTGTGAAG gACATCCTTGGCTGCATCTGTGTGAATCCCGGGCGCCTCACCAAAGGGCAGGTGGGGGGCACCTTCGGCCGACTCTACCTCAGGAGGCAGGCCTCGGGCGCCGAGGGCAGACGGAGCCCGTGTACTGCCGCCCAGGTGGTCAGGATCTGA